A part of Setaria viridis chromosome 8, Setaria_viridis_v4.0, whole genome shotgun sequence genomic DNA contains:
- the LOC117833616 gene encoding putative disease resistance protein RGA4, producing the protein MAELVIGPLISMVKEKASSYLLDQYKMMEGMEEQRKTLERKLPAILHIIQDAEEKGASRPEVAAWLKDLKTAAYEANDVFDEFKYEALRREAKKKGHHSKLGAEVARPSRRFSEALRRGARNPIVFRYRMGKKLRKIVQTIEALVTEMNTFGFRHLQQAQPSRQWRQTDSIIIDSDRDILSRSRDREKKKIVGMLLDQASNMDLMVLPIVGMGGMGKTTFVQLIYNDPAIEKHFELRRWCCVSDDFDVSTIAINICQTNEKCREKSLQELQSIISGKLPDLIVLDDVWNRDADKWGKLKSCLKQGGKGSAVLTTTRDAQVAHIMTMGVAEAHNMENLSDEHLKEIVQSRAFCLQNPNIEEQDGILSGFVRRCVGSPLAAKAFGSMLSNRTSINEWKNILAKSNICSEKTGIYLFLKLSFDDLSSDMKQCFAFCALFPKDYEIDVDLLIQLWMAHDFITVQEDDNPETVGKYIFEELTRRSFFQDVRQTLPIGNFGRLSLRKSTICKIHDLMHDIAEGLKGRPEGG; encoded by the coding sequence ATGGCCGAGTTAGTGATCGGGCCACTGATCTCCATGGTGAAGGAGAAGGCATCCAGCTACCTGCTGGACCAATACAAGAtgatggaaggcatggaggagcagcgcaagACCCTGGAGCGCAAGCTGCCAGCAATCCTGCACATCATCCAGGATGCGGAGGAGAAAGGAGCCTCCCGACCTGAAGTAGCAGCTTGGCTCAAAGACCTCAAGACAGCGGCCTATGAGGCCAACGACGTCTTTGATGAGTTCAAGTATGAGGCGCTTCGGCGAGAAGCCAAGAAGAAGGGCCACCACAGCAAGCTTGGAGCAGAGGTAGCAAGACCATCGAGGCGCTTCAGCGAGGCGCTTCGGCGAGGCGCTCGTAATCCCATTGTATTCCGTTACAGGATGGGCAAGAAGCTACGCAAGATTGTGCAGACCATCGAGGCCCTAGTCACCGAGATGAATACATTTGGTTTCAGACACTTGCAGCAAGCACAGCCATCAAGGCAGTGGCGACAGACAGATTCCATAATCATTGACTCCGACAGAGATATTCTTAGCAGATCTAGAGAtcgggagaagaagaaaatcgTGGGGATGCTCCTTGATCAAGCTAGCAACATGGATCTCATGGTTCTTCCAATTGTTGGGATGGGTGGGATGGGCAAGACCACCTTCGTGCAACTCATTTACAATGACCCTGCAATCGAGAAGCACTTTGAGCTTCGGAGGTGGTGCTGTGTGTCAGATGATTTCGATGTCAGTACCATTGCAATTAACATCTGCCAGACCAATGAGAAATGTCGTGAAAAATCATTGCAGGAGCTCCAGAGTATAATAAGTGGAAAACTGCCAGACCTCATTGTGTTAGATGATGTATGGAATCGGGATGCTGATAAGTGGGGAAAACTAAAGAGTTGCCTTAAGCAGGGTGGCAAGGGCAGTGCAGTACTAACAACAACTCGTGATGCACAAGTGGCTCACATTATGACCATGGGTGTAGCTGAAGCCCATAATATGGAGAATCTGAGTGACGAGCATTTAAAGGAAATTGTCCAAAGCAGAGCATTCTGCTTGCAAAATCCAAATATTGAAGAGCAAGATGGCATTCTCAGTGGATTTGTTCGTCGATGCGTTGGATCTCCCTTGGCTGCCAAAGCCTTTGGCTCTATGTTGAGTAACAGGACTAGTATAAATGAATGGAAGAATATATTAGCTAAAAGTAACATTTGTAGTGAGAAAACCGGAATTTATTTGTTCCTCAAGCTCAGTTTTGATGACCTATCCTCAGATATGAAGCAGTGCTTTGCATTCTGTGCTTTATTTCCTAAAGATTATGAGATCGATGTGGACCTCTTGATTCAACTGTGGATGGCACATGACTTCATAACTGTGCAGGAGGATGACAATCCAGAAACCGTAGGAAAATATATTTTCGAGGAGCTAACTCGGAGGTCATTCTTTCAAGATGTCAGGCAAACACTTCCAATTGGCAATTTTGGAAGGTTGTCGCTTCGTAAGTCAACCATATGCAAGATACATGATCTTATGCATGACATTGCTGAAGGACTgaaagggcgaccagagggggggtga